Below is a genomic region from Medicago truncatula cultivar Jemalong A17 chromosome 3, MtrunA17r5.0-ANR, whole genome shotgun sequence.
GCTAGCAGAAGCGTTCTGCATTAATTGGAAGCACATGTCATGAATTCCATGatgagaaacaacaaaaaattgaggagaaaaatatatatatataaaaaaaagtttgcttACATAGAGTGCCGCTCCAACAACAGACAAATACCACATAGGCCTCTCTGCTCTAACATGCATTGCAATTCTACTGTCTAGCCAACctgtgtgaattttgttgtcTCTGTAGTCTGAAGCCTGAGATCAAATATGGTAATAATGTCACTTCTACATTATAAAAACATGCCATAAAACTAATTTGTCATCGTGGTAGTTATTTACATTCAGAAGATCAATTGTGTAATCAACATTGGTACGGATTTCTCCTCGAATTTGAATTTCCTTCAACCCTAGTACCATATTTGAAATTGCTAAAGCTCTAGATTCTCCAAAAGCAAAAACATGTCCTGCGGTAAAAAACATAGGATATAAGCATCTGATAGAAGATAAGCCATAATATTGGGAACTGTGTAAATACATGTatgcaagaaaaagaaagaaagcatGAGTTGCAGTTACTACTTACCAAATTGAGAATCTGAGAATTCATGAATTCCTCCTCCGGACTGCAAACATATAATTGCCAAAATTTAGCACCTAGACATTCAAGTTAAACTTACAAAATCGAAGAAATAGAAGACTTACCTTAACAGAGAAGTATGCCCACACATTTGGCTTGCTTTTAAAGCTGAGCTCCTGTACAAATATTTAACTCAGTACGTGTTACAGGATGAATAAAGTAAAAGATGTGATTACTGTTTGATATAGTGGTTAACCTGCACTTTTCCTCCTGTAGGCTTAAAACCATCATCGGAGTCCTCGCTAGTCACTCGCACAGCCACACAATGACCTTTTGGCTTTGTAGATTGTGCTTTGTCAAAATCAAAAGGGGTACCTAAAACTGATGTTTTCCTCCAAGCATCATTTCCCCCACCATGTTCCATCCCATAGAAACGCCTAATCTCTGTTAAGTGATAATGTGTGACACATGTAAGAAATCAAGCAAACAAGAAGAGTGCAATATagtaagatatatatatatatatatatatatatatatatatatatatatatatatatgtgtgtgtgtgtgtgtgtgtgaagttgTACCAGGAATTTTCCAGAGAGGGATACCCATCCCAACTGCAACTTGTGCTGCTGGCAGATTTATCTCAGCTATCCATTCAGTAACAGGATGCTCAACCTATATatcaataaatgcaaaaatcTAAGCATCATCACAAGGAACACTGTGTTTCTACGTCCATTTTCGAACAGAATACTTGCATATCAACCATAAACAACTGGAGAAACCAGAGTCAAAAGAAGAAGCAATCAAGTTATAAGAGAAAAGTAAATCAACTATGGTGTGGCCTAAAATCAAGGTTATAGTACAACACCTGTAGTCAGGTGTGTTCAACTCTAAAAAGTAGTACTCGCCACGAGGCGCCTAGCATGAGCCATGAGGCGTGTGGCTGATACGATCATAAGAAGGCCCAACGAACTTACATGTCGAAAGAGAAACTCATGGGTGACTCATCTTATTCTAGAAGGGATCTATCAGGTATATTCTATTGGTTAGTTACTAATTGCTATTGTACGTAGCCATTGAACAAATGTATGCATAAGTCTGTATAAGCATTGTATGCTTTATAATTAGAACCAATGAAAGATATAATcaatttcctttcttttttcttagtTTCTTTCTATAAATTCAATTATGGTGTGGGATCCCTACTCGAATTGGATCGTTGTATTAGTTGGTGCTTTCATTTAGATCTCATTCCCGCTGAATGGGGTTATCAATTGAGCTCTCACTATTCGACAGAAAAGAAGATGCATATGCGTGGATCTTGAGTACATAATATTTCAGGGCGACGGGAAAATCCGAGGTGCCAAAGAAGATGGTGGCTGATTTCACTATGTGAGGTCGGGCTCTCCAACTTCTGAATCGTTGAAACCCGCATAAGCTCATCTCAAGGATGGGGTTATAACGATGATCCTTACTCTCTTCCGCGGAGGTTGTTTTGAATATTAGTGATGTGATGGACAATATTATCATCAGTTATCATGATCAAGCAATTACCATCACCTCAAAGGTATGCATCTCTATTGTAATCTACTGATTCAAGATTCATTGTTACCTTTCCTTTAAAAGGCAAGATTTTACTTGAATATTATTTTGCTCTCGTTGCAAGGAAATACCAATTATGCTTACTTTTCAATGTTCACACACATTGGATTCATATTTCTTCAGAAATGGTAACATACAATACTATCAACCTCATATACTTTGTCATTCAGTGCATATGACTTTTCTCTCATTCACCTTTGTTGAATCttgtgagaaagctttgttaGAACCCAATCAAGAATCATTTGGTGGTCTTATAAAAGCCTACATAAAGTAGGATTATGTAGAGCTGGTCATTATTCTCGTCTTTGGGTAACAAATGCTACTGTCAACATCTGGAAGGATACCAAACAATTGTGGTTGGGTGTGGGTGCAATGAAATGCATAAAGGATACTATTGCCAAAATGAACAACTCTTGTATTCTAAATGCACATACTGAGTATACTAACTATGATGGGATGGAATAGTTGATAGGTTGgttttgggttattgttgaggTAGTGTatgcagaaagaaaaaaatcaacatttttttggtCACCGGAAGCAGCAGATTACATTGAAAATCATTTTGGTACATGGCATAGGCTTGTCTCACATACAAACTTGTGGACATGGGGCaatgatattgatataattgattttgacataattgatttatgtttggatacaataatgtagaattgattaaacaaaatggatgttgtttggatagtttcgatcaaaattgcttttgaatgtataattactaaaatggacatagctaaatacaaataaatggaTATAGTTGAATGTATATATGTAGATCAATACTAAATgttgatatattatttaatttaaataaataaatttttctatatcttaattttaaaagggcttaatagcagttttcgccCTCTAACTTTtacgaagttgcgattttgaccccctaagaaaaaaaaactacaaaaccgcccctaACTTTTACTATAGCAGTTTTTGCCCCCAAgaccaatttttggtaaaataaaatataaaaaataacacgtggcacctcacttagggtgccacgtcagcgtagaccgagtcaaaattggtcttgggggccaaaactgccacaaatGCAATACTTAGGggacggttttgtagttttttttttcttcttagggggccaaaatcgcaacgtTGGGAAAGTTGGGGggttaaaactgctattaaacctttaaaaaataataaatatgttcaTTAAacgaatttttttgacaaaatatttgttctatgtattttagattttttatgaaatatatttaagttaaataatattaGAGATGATtgccaaaaatgataaaatatagtgcaaaagaaaaaatatagtaaatttGAACTGAAAAACgtaaagaaaaatccaaaacttGGTAACTCATGACCATAAATATTTTCAGACTAATTTGgttcattcaaattgtttgatgttttattttttcctgaCATTGATCAAAATTTGCTTAGTGTTAAAAAGTCATATTTGAAGATAATGTGTGCTTGAACAAAGATGTTAAAGGTAGAGATGTATTTAAGATGAAAATATGAGAGCTAAAAGTTATGCTCTAAATCAGCCAATAAAAAAGGCGCTAGCTGCCAGAAACTTCCGAATATTTTGATGATGACATAGAGGGATGTTCCAATTAGAATAAGCAATAAGATCTTGGTGAAAGAGTTCAAAGCTGATGATCAAGGGGTCGATGTGTTAACAAAGGCTTTACCAAAAGCAagatttgaaatattaaaaaacaagtcGGGACTTTGAAGAAAGTAAGGCAAGGAGCTTTGTAGAAACTGCCTTAGTATTTTCAGTTATGATATTAATAAGTTTTGTAAGAGCCATTAGTGAGTTGTTTTTCAGTTATGATTCATTTTAAAGGCAATAGTTTACAGAGCAGTGAAGtgtttgtaaggatgagtttgATGTTATAAACATATTTCTGTCTTCCGATATGTCATTTCCATATTACTTTTCTCTCATATCCTTTAAAACCAACAAATACATGCTTCTATGTTTAATCATAAATGTCAATCATAAATGtccattttccattaaaaacaTCCCTTTGGTTCTTCTGCACTTGTTGCATTTGCAGATAAGAAATTGTTTCTATTTACTTGTATTTTGAaagttcaatacaacattaattattgatttttcagttaaaagagataataaatgattatggaTGCTAAAGGAAAAAAGAGATATACGTAGCAAATTAATTATGGTGTTGCCTAAAATCAAGTTTATAGTAAAACACCTGTAGTCGTGGGTTCAACTCTAAAAAGTAGTACTCGCCAGTTTCCATGCTATAAAGATACTCAACGGTAGCTGCCCCAACATAATTTACAGATTTAGCTAATCTTCTAGCCGCATGTTCAAGTTCTTTCACTGTTTCTGGAGGTGCTACAGTAACGGGACCTTCCTCAATAATCTGTTAACAGATGGTTCATTATTTAACTTGTAACTTGTGAGATTCATTTCCTGTTTCCACCATAACAATTTGGTGTAGTATCATAAGCTTTTCATACCTTTTGATGCCTTCTTTGAACACTGCAATCACGGCTGTGCAAAGCTGCAACATTTCCATACTGATCACAAATCAATTGGACTTCAAGATGTCGGCTCTATTTGGAAACAAGAGAGATCGTCAGAATATAATCAAGACTCCAAGAATCATGCTCATTCAGATCAAAGTTCAGTTGTTTATCTAACCTGGGAAGCAACTTTCATTATAAATATAGGTGAGCCTGGAACTTCACCTTGAACTTGCTTGAACAATGCCCTTACCTCGTCATCATTATGAACCTAAAATATCCATATGTATGttattttataaacttttatctAATAAAACACACCACAAATATGATTGGCACAAGATTATCGTCAAGATTGAAGTTTCGTCCGGTGTCTAGGGCccttttatctatttttgagGCCTTGTTTTAATTTTGGGCCCTCAAATTTTTGGATGCCGGAATTAATATATGCAGAAATTTAGACTCTTAAACACTTTGAAGCCCTCAAGATTTGGGATTTATTGATATAATTgagttaagaatttcaaatttgattAAAACTTGGGCCCTTATACATTTCTAATTAATGTTTTTGGGGGAATTGAGGCCATGTGCCATAGTCTATGTTGCACATGATAATGGTTGTCCCTACTtgtgtctgacaccgacacatgtaattacatttaatcacttttattttctcaaattattataagtTTCAACATGTTAATGTCCATTGCAATGGTTAATAGGCATTGATACTATGGTTAACCACACAAGAAGCAAACCTTTCTTATGCCTTTACCGCCGCCCCCCCATGATGCCTTGATCATTGCAGGGTAACctacaacttgacaacttgcaATTGCTTCTTCTGTTGTATAAACACATGATGCACGGTAAATTTCATCAGGAATAGTAATCAAGTCGCTTTCTGGAGGAAATTTCACCTGgaaaaaatttgaaaagtcaTAAGTTGGGAACCccatacaaaagaaataaactaAAGGGGGAGGTGAAACTTACATGAGAACCACTCCATGGAAGGGTTGGCACTTCTGCTGCTTGAGCAATCAACAATGAAGCAATTTTATCTCCCAAAGCTGCCATAGATATAGCAGGAGGTCCAAGAAATAcaattcctttttctttcaatgCATTTGGAAGCTCAAGATCCTCTGATGCATGACCCCAACCAGGCCACACCGCATCAACGTGAGTTATCTCAGCAATCTGGGAAGTACATTGCACTACCATTAAGAATTTAGAATATTCTTAACTACTTAAGAATTGAAATGATTTGAATGACAAGAATATGCTGAAGTAATCTCATGAAGTCGACATCACGCACCTCTAGAATAAGTTGCACATTGGCATAGTTATTGTTATTGGTCCCACCAGGTACTTCCACAAACTGATTAGCAATTCTTATATGTTCTGCATTGATTCTCATGTCCTCTGGAGTAGCCATGGCAACCAAGAAAATAGCATTTTCCGTTCCGAACGTCTCATAAGCCCAACTCCTAACGCTGCGAATAAACTTGACTGCAGCCAATCCATTGTTTGCAATCAAAATACTATGAATTGGCATGTTTCCCCCAAGGGCATTGCAGTATTCACCCACGCTAGCCATTATTGTTCTCCTTCTAGTTGTTCAAACAGAGAGAATCGGcattaaaaaaagagagagaagtaAAAGAAGAAATAGATAAAAGACACGCAAACCTTGGAATGGGAAGTCAACAACTTTGTATTATTTGCTAAGCACGTTCTCCTTCTAACTTTCTATTCATAAAATGTATGTATgccatatatatacatatatatgaaatGTGTAAAGCCAATAGAAAAATGAAGCATTAATTTTCCATAAGCAAATAGAAACATGCACAATGAATGTTGTGTTGAGGAAGTGCAATAGAAAATAGAGAAGTGAGAGAAACGTTGTTCAGACTAATCTGTTGTAGGAaaacaaaatgagaaaaatcATGATGAGCATTCTCATCCAAGTAACACaatcaatatattttaaaagttttacgACATCAATTATATATAGTTGACAAACTTGGTGATACATGGCAATGGGTACCTATGGGCAGGGTATTACAGTGCCCCTTTCCATACCTGCGTTTGCAAAAAAATACCCCTATTTAAGTCTGTAACCTCATGGAGCAACTTTAGTGCTCTTCCCAATACCTATGGCCACCCAAGTGATCATACATGCATCCATTACTCctactttaactatgaaaaacaagtaacaaacattacaattgaaataaaactatgatccaaaaaaaatccaaatcaactcATTATAGTACAAATTGtagtatttagccaaataaaaaacatccaaaatatccctaaaaatAAATGTGTACAGGATTAAACAGTTTTTAGGTTTAAGTTTAGGCTCAAAtagctaaattaattaattaattgtacaccaaaaataaattaattatttaaatatatttctctaatcatattatataaatatgtatacgCAGGTTGCTGGATTAAATCTTAAAGTGTCCTCCCGCGCTCATACCCATTTAAATTTGTGGATAATTACCTAAACTCAAACCCGAACTCATGAAAGCGGATTTACCTTACCCATTGCGGATACCCTTTGCAGATGTCCATCATTGTGGTTTCGGGACAAAAGGTAAGGAAGTCATTTATGGACAAAATTGTTTTAtaatgagagagagaggagtATAAACCAGTAAAGGATCGTTTAAAGTGAGTAAAGTGTAAAGTGaaaaattaagaattattattagAACAAACTATTTGTTACGATGTAGGTACAATATCTacctttaatttattaattaactgTAGAGTCCACTTAACAATAATCCCAAATCCGCATAAAATGattccaaaaagaaaatttctTGTTAGACTCAGAACGAGCAAAATGTATTATTTGCTACAACTTACTCGAGGTCCACATTACTTCAATTCCCACAAAGACAAGGGACCATCCCCACAACATTGGTTTTTAAGCACAAATATGTGGAATCTCGACCTTAACTGTGATACGTAGTTTTGTTCCATAATAAGGAACATAATTCTAGAGTGTTGCTTGTCTACACCCAACTTTCATGGGAATGGTCGCTTGTCGTTGTACGTGAGAATTGAAGTGATTAGGAAACTCAGCGATTTCACCTAAGGAATATGCCATTTTCACCTCAAGGTTGTTTCTTGATGCCCAGTGTACTATGCAGTTTGTTCCTAGAGtgattgaaatgatttttgataaaaataaacaaaattaatttactgCACTTAATAAAACGACTTTCAAttgtctagaagtcctagctcaacttgcaaatgccgaaattgcaaaGCCGGACGTTGTGACCTGAGTTCGAATccgggacctcacagttgtgtgtgagtttaatttcagtAGATTATCACttcatataagacaaaaaaaaaaaaaaaaaaaaaccttcaattgactttttttgttttttaacaaatcaaaatgagattaAATAAAACCCAACGATGTTACCacccgcacaaggtgtgcaaaaggATGAACACCGAAAATATTTACAGAGTCACAGTGCTACACAAAAAGAGCACCAACCAAAACTCAAAAAATTACATACACACTCTCATACAAAGAATGGGATGTTTCCACCAATCGTGATAACTATAATCAAAATTCGCCTGCTTTGATTCAGCCATAAGAAATAATTTAACTACTTTTTCTGTGAGATGAAAAGTAAACAAAGccttattttgaaaaatttggttGTTCATTTCCTTCCAAATTACTCAGACAGTTGCAAACCAAATAATCCGCAAGTATAAATGAGTAAATGTTGGCATGCCCGCCATCTTAGTGAACTGAATAAAATGGTGTCGAAGCTCACATGCATGCACCGAAAAATCCCTAGCCACTTCCACACCTGAGACCATAGCTCATTCGAAATATTGCATTGAAGGAAAAGGTGTTGAGTAGTTTCGGATATACCACAACCAGCCACACAAGCCGTGTCATTTGTAGGCAAAACACCACGATGTGTCAAGTTGTTTTTGGTAGGAACTCTATTACGAAGAAGGCGCCACACCAATAGAGACACCTTTGAAGGAACATGTTTATGCCAAACGTCGTCAACAAGAGTCTTATCCACCATGTCACCTGAACTAGTAATAAACCGAAAGGATTCCCGCACCGAGTACCCATGCACAGGATCTAAATGCCACCTCCAAGTGTCGTGAACATTATCCTGCAAGACAATGTTATGTAATAAAATGGAGCACTCCCTCACGCGCTCCTCCTCTCACGCAAACAGACGACGTCTCCACACCCACGCCTCACCATCTATCTCCCACCTGAGCCTCCCCATACGCTCCACACTAGACTCTTTTTCCACGGCCAACTCGAAGAGGTGAGGAAACTTTAACCTCAACGGAATATCCCTGACCCATTTACCAAAAGAAAGTATCCTTCCCATCACCGATGCTTTCaacaaatacacacacacgAAGGATCAAATAACAccaaagtaatattttttttaaagaaattacaCCCAAGTAATATTATACAGTTCAATATTGTTTTACTCGATTCAAATTTGACTATTAGATTCTAAGTTTATATCATATAGatcatgcatgtaaaattttatacaaaTCTAAAATCATTTGATATGGTTTTGAGAATCACCAAGAGTAATGGTGTTATATAAACACGAATAAATCGTTAATTTTAATGGGTCTCAATAACATATCAAATGATTTcaaatttatgtaaaaatttACATGTATGATCTAAATGATATAACTTACAATCTAAcgatcaaattttgaaaatatgaaTCGAGTCAAACGATATTGAGTGGTGTGACATTGgtgttatattattttgatgtaatttgatatatatatatatatatatatatataggggatgTTTCAAATGAGAGGACATTTTATAATAAGAGGGTGAGTGGAAGAGATAATAACCCTTAGATTAAATTAGATGGTTGTGATTAAATGTTACTTTTAATGACTCAGGTGAGACTCTCTTTTCCCTTTTTCCCTTTCAGCCTGAAAGTGAAACGTTGCCTTCCTTCTCCCTTCATTCAACGTGACTCACTCCTCTTTCTCCCTGCACTCAAACTAAAGTTCTATCACCGCCTATTCCATGAAGAGGCTTTAGATCTACGATGTGAATATGACCAATTgttgattaatttgtttttctcacTGTTTGGATGCACTTAACTATCAGGGACTCGATTCAATTGGAACTTGGTAAATTGAAGAAGTTGACACAAGAGATTGGGAATAACAACCTTAAAAAGATCAcaagtaaatttttttgtttttcccttCCAATTTATATAAATCTCATGCTTTTAAGTTCCAACAATTGGATCTTAaggttgctaaaaaaaaaaaaaagatgttcaAACGTACTGGAAAGTTGATTAAGGGAGATATACCATATCTTTTTACGTAGTCACAATCAAGTAAAGATTTTGAATAACTATTATAAAAGATTATGTGATCTTCGTCTCATATATAATTGTCTTTATGaaagagagacaaaaatatgatgCACTCTTTTTTTCTTAACCATGATTTTATCCCCTTAGTTTTTTCTGATAAGGTTCTTAATGAGATATATTATCCCATTGAatgttggtgttattaaaaaaaaaatgaatggagCAGAGTACTTATAACTTTTAATCCCTTTATTAGCATCGACTGTAAAATCATCATTATGTAAAATTGAACCATACTCTAACTTATATCCTAACGCCATTATTGAAGGtgattattaattgaatattgctttgaaaattgtcattataatcaaaataagcaattttttgaggaattaaaaaaaatattgaatcatTATTGAACTTAAAATATTTAGATTGTAAAGTTCAAAAaatcttcttataaaaaaaaaaaaaaaaaaaaaaaaaaaaaaaaaaaaaactcgtcAGTTCAAATAGGTGTAACAAATTAACGTGAATGTGTAGTGTGCAAAAAAGAAGCCAATTGAACAAGTTATGTGTATCAAAAGTAAATTGGCACGGACATGGAAGCGTGCAGAGAAAAACGCAATTGTGGGACAAGTTACGTGCGGCAAAATAATTGTAAAGAAAGATATATTTACAAGTGTGAAAATAGATTGGTGCGTGTCCCATTAACAGAGTAGGAATATGCAAGGGAAATAAAGTTATGATGCATATACACGAGGTTATGGGGAAGAGAAGAAGACAcaaacaagaaagaagatcGAAGACAACTAGCCAGGTAATGGTGGTGAGCGATATTGAAAGAATAGGGTATATAGAATACATTCCACCGTGTTccatttcttctttatttttcaaGTCCAAACAACGGAATGGTACATTATTTAACACGActagaaaatttgtttttagcaaCGGTAGGAATCCATCGCAAAATAGGCTAAAATCCACCGCAAAGGAATTTCTGACGGATTTTGAGATGCAACCAAAATCCATCATAATAATAGGCGTCGGAAAAAGGCCAAACCCCAACTCACCTGTTTCTTTCATAGAAAAAGGAACAAAATTGCATACACCAGGACAATAAACCAAGAATCAAAATGTTTAAGAAACCTCAACCGAAAACCGTTGATTGCGATTGCTGGGAAGAAACTTCAACCAAAAAATTGATGACTTGCCGTTTTGGATAATGATCTTCAAAACTGGAAATAACGATTCCGGTAATCAAGCAATACCGGAAAACTCGTAACATGTTTTCCAGTACATGCTCATACTCTCTCTGTTATTTCCTCTACCAACAAGGCGAGTTCAGATCCTctcaatttataaaaataaatagagattGTCATAAGGAAAGAAAAGGACACACAAAATAGGAGGTGGGTCCTATCATTAAATGAGTCTCATCATCATTAActattttcaagatttttgtgtctttatctcttcaAACGGAAGAAATGGAAAAGAGTTTAAATGGAGAGGATTTTTTTATGGTTACAAGGCTAAAGAAACGAAAAAAAGAGcaggaaaaaaaaagagagaaaactagGGCCTAGTAAAGAAAATTCCCGACGCGTCGATCCTTAGCAAGGGAAGGAGGTCGACCGGAGGCGAGGAGTGGGTGATGATCTCCAcatatgaggaagctcctagtTTAGCCAGGTAGTCAGCACACTGGTTTCCCTCTCTGAGAGTATGCTGGAGGAAGTAATTACGGTTGTCTAACATGTCTTTAATATCTTGAATTAACACAACATAGATATGAAACCGCGTCGTGTTAACAAAGATGAGATTGATGGAGAGGAGAGAGTCATAATAGCATATCAAATCATCCACACCCATTTCAATAGCCTTACTCAATCCATGGTAAATAGTTGTGAGTTCTGCCAATAGGATATCAGTAGAGTTGGGAATGAAACCTGAAAAGCCTGATAAATAAAAGCCTGCATTATTACGGAGGAGACCGCCAAAGCCCGCATGGGTTGGGGATCCTAAGCAGCTGCCATCAACATTTAAAATTGAACCTTGGTGATTGTTGCAATTCCATTTAATTAAACGATCAAGTGGAGCAGCGCTGCCATCTCTCTGGAAGCTTGATCGGATTACATCCGTTGAACTGTGAATGTTGTTGCAAAGACGAGTCATCGACCAAGTTTCGTTATTTAGGTACATTAAATTGCGGTTCCAAACCCACCAAAGACCGACAAGAAAGAGAGTGGTGCGGTTATCTGAGGTGCTATTTTTGATCCAGTCATAAGCATTTTGAACAGTGAAGAAGTCAGTACCTATGAAACCAATTTTGTGCCAAATGTTGCTAGAAAATCGGCAATCTCGAACACAATGAAGGAAGGTTTCATCATGATCTCCGCAACGTGCACAGGTAGCCGAAGGTGCCATATTACTATGATGAAGCAAAGATAAAGTAGGGGAGGCATTGTGGCAAGCTAACCAAATgagaaatttatatttttccagAACTTACAATctccaaatccaaatccatgAATGATGAGAACTAGGATCTGCCACTGTAGCTTTGAGGGAAAGAAGCCATGCATAGCCGCTTTTAGTAGTGTAGCTGCCATTTTTGTTGTGAGCCCAAATTATGGTGTCCTCAATGGCGGCATTGAAACGATAATGAGTAGTGTTGATGTAGTCTCCAATAGCTGCTGGAAGAGTGGTGTATAGAGCTTGAGTGCGATCATCATTAACAGAGAAAACATCTTTGACAGATAGATGGAGATCATGtttaaatggagaggatcctaacAAGGGTGTGGaatgtaacactcctatttctattaaagcaattaaacatgcgaataatacatttattcaagaaatagaggctacgccacattcaaaattcaaaaaccaataaacatataaacctcaacagttgcagcggaatataaaccagagtaatcaaaatatacatgtcatgaatcaataattacatcgacatagatgaatctcaaaaatcccaacaaatgggtaatctccaaacataacaaaattcaaaataaactaatctagaccgacacaacgaagcctagatcagagccgactaaacatctaaacaccgatatcggagaaagctcccgatatccaccaagcacaaaaactCATCAAGcatctaatcctgcacaacgtctacccatccatacagataggcaggagGTTCATCACATATCCACTGgaggtaagtattacattatcataatccaataacagttatcatgaataattcaattaacAACATGCATTTGATCACTAATaatcacacattaatacttacatcacaccccaATATCTAAcatcaataatcattaatcatatgaacaatttcCAATTcacaatattcattcacaatcaccaatcacatttatcatgaataatcattaatcatatgaacaatttcCAATTcacaatattcattcacaatcaccaatcacatttatcatgaataatcattaaccacatttcatgaacaatcaccaatcacatatatcaaataagactcatgtcataatatgcacttattgacacataaatgcatgtggtaccaaatctccaaaaggtcgtcacctccgatggaacaactcaacatcgtatgtaagg
It encodes:
- the LOC112420220 gene encoding uncharacterized protein — encoded protein: MGRILSFGKWVRDIPLRLKFPHLFELAVEKESSVERMGRLRWEIDGEAWDNVHDTWRWHLDPVHGYSVRESFRFITSSGDMVDKTLVDDVWHKHVPSKVSLLVWRLLRNRVPTKNNLTHRGVLPTNDTACVAGCGISETTQHLFLQCNISNELWSQHCDSVNIFGVHPFAHLVRVVTSLGFI
- the LOC112420221 gene encoding uncharacterized protein yields the protein MAPSATCARCGDHDETFLHCVRDCRFSSNIWHKIGFIGTDFFTVQNAYDWIKNSTSDNRTTLFLVGLWWVWNRNLMYLNNETWSMTRLCNNIHSSTDVIRSSFQRDGSAAPLDRLIKWNCNNHQGSILNVDGSCLGSPTHAGFGGLLRNNAGFYLSGFSGFIPNSTDILLAELTTIYHGLSKAIEMGVDDLICYYDSLLSINLIFVNTTRFHIYVVLIQDIKDMLDNRNYFLQHTLREGNQCADYLAKLGASSYVEIITHSSPPVDLLPLLRIDASGIFFTRP